GGTTTTATTTGCTCTGTGCTTGAGATGCGTCGGTAAATATCTTTATTTTATGTTCTGTAATTGAAAGGACTGTTTCAAGAATTTTAGATTGTTGTTTTTGTAATCTTTGTTATTCAAGGCAAAGTAAATGATTTTCTGTCTCTAACCTTATACTATTTGGGATTAGATTTTGGTCATACGGGCGGTATCCAGGGCTTAAAATTAGGGAGAAATTGTTGAATCGTCCAGATGTTGGTTTTAAGATGTTCGGTGATTTTGTTGGTATTAATCGTAATATTAGATACATTCTGTTTGGCTAAGAAAATACATATCTGGTCAGCAAGGTGAAAATCAAAAACTCCATGCTCTGACAATAAATAGGATTTATATTCTTGGTATACTTCTTCAGCAACGGTTTCTGCGGGTTTTCCCTTTGCGCCAAGGTTAGAAAAACCTGCAATAATATTTTCGTATTCGGCCTTGAGAAATAGATACGTTCCAGGACAGGCGGCTTTAATTGTTTCAGTAATCTGCTCGATTTCAATTTGAGGGAAATCGACTTTTAGCAATTTCAAAAAATGCGCACTTTGGCGTTCTGCAATTGAAAGAGGTAAATTGGCTGCCCGGGAAATCAAAGTCAATTTCTTAAGTTTACCGCGTTCTGAGATGGTTGTTATAGTTTTAATATTAGAAGATGGTCTAAACTCAATTGTTATCGAACCACGACCTACTGGGAAAAAACCATATTGGCTAATTTTGGCTTCAATATTATAACCATATCTTCTTAAGAAGGGCAAAAGTATCTCGGCAAGATAGTCAAATGGTGGACTAAATGGTACATGGGTTCCGCCTTTAATTACTAACCGGCTCTTGGTCGCTAATAAAATTGGAATTAGAGACTGGGCAACTAAAGTTACCGCTCCGGCACTTCCCCTTTCAGCCGCAACATTAAATTCATACTCTCCAGGAATGATGTCTTTAGGCACAAATGTTAGTCGGGTTGAGCCAAAGGTATTACCGGTGACTTCAGCATTGCAAATTTTAGATACCGCATTAACTGAGGTTAGATGTTGAGCAAGCAGTCCCGGCTTTTTACGTCCTTTTCTAATATTATATATTTCAAAAGGAATCTTAAGAATTGCCGATAGACTGAGGGCGGTGCGTAAAATCTGTCCACCGCCCTCGCCATAAGAACCGTCAATCCGAAGCATCAGTTACTTGGTAATGAAACCATCCTTTTGCAATGATATTTTAATTTTTGCTTACTTTATAATCTGATGCTATTATTTCATCTTGGACTCTAATTTCTTTAAGACTTCGGGTAGCGTAGTATATTCCATTTCGGCAAGGGGTAATCGATGTGGTTCAAAAGGACCGTGCGCTCGCATAAAATTGGCAATTTTGTTGGCTTCTTTTCGAGCATAGTCGAACGAAGGGTCATCGAACATATCTCGAGGACCAATTAATTTACCATTGGAGACCTGAAATCCATAGGCTATTACCCGAGGAGGACCATCGAAGCGTGAAGGATTGGCTTGTTTCTGAGAAGTTGGCATTAATGGACCATAGTGCGACCCACGCATCCAACCGGTTACTAAATGGGGAAAGGCAAAAGGCTCTAAAATCTCGCCGATTGATGGTAAACCTGACTGGCCACGCACAATTAACACCGGGTCATCTTTACCAACATATCTGCCTGCAATCAGATATAATTTTTGAGTTGAACTTGATGCCGCAATTTCACCTTTTTTAGTATAGACCGCCTTAATAATATAGTTTTCCGCTGAGCCAATTAAGACCAGTAAATCATACATCTCCTCAGGTGTAGCAAGGATGAAATTCTTATCCTTTTTGATGTCGTGCACTTCAAACTTAAATCCTTCATGCATAGAAGGGTCGATAATTAAACCTATCGTATTAAACGGGTCAGCGAAGATTTTAAATAACGGAAAATTCCAGGCACCAGGGGCACATTTATCGCCCATAAATACTACAATAGGTTCTGATTTTCGTTCAACAAATTCCATTTCCGCCACACCCGGGCCCATACCTTTAACATTTCCAGAGAATGCATCAGATAACATATCTTGTCCTGCGCCATAAAGTTTCATCTTCTTTGCTAATTCAGTGCCCGCTTCAAATACCTGCCAGGCCAATCCGTGAATTTCTTTAGAATCGCAGCCTTTATTGTGAGTCATAATTAATTCCAAATCGTCACCGCAACTCGTGACACAATAATCAATTATCGTTTTATTCTGCTTTGCTTTTTCCAACATCGTTTCTGCTTTCTTCAAAATATCCGGATGCGAAGAAGAATGGCCAACATAACCGCCAATATCGGCTTTGATAACTGAAATTGTAGTTTTTACATTTTCTTGAGCCGAAACTCTCGGATTTGCTTTGTTTTGCTTACTATATTCTTTCATTTTATTCCTCCACAAAAATTTTTATTCAAGTTTTTGTCACTTTAGATTAGAACTAAATTCCTTTTCTAATATTGAAATAATCAGTTATAAACATTTATAATATATACAATTAGACCATTTTGAAATTTATTCGGTTCATTGAATTATATTCTCGGATTCAATGCTGGTCAGAGACCACGATATCCAAGTAATATTGTTATAATTACTATCACTATTAAAGGTTACTGTGTGCCATTATGGGCATAAAAGTATTAAATTGTAATTTTACTTATAAAAATAGGTTTGTCAATAATATGATATGGGTAGAAAAATGAAATTACACAAAATTCTTGTCGCTACCTATAGGTGGTGTTCTCCTTTTCTTATTATTAAAATTATCATTAATCTATCATAATAAGAAGATACACCTTTATTTTTTAACCTATCAAGGCTAAATTTACACAAAATTATATACTATCTATTGTTAATGTTGACAGTGTATAATATTTTCCATTTTAGGCTTCTAATTCTTTTGCGATTGTTATTACTGATTCAATATCGTTCATAATATCGCTGACAAACTAAAAAACTACAAATCCATCAGTTTTTAGTTTTAAATTTTGTGCTTGTAACTTGTGGGCTTTTACTTTTTTCGGTAGATTTCGACTAAATTTTCCGCAACAACTTTCCATAAATAATTACTGCGGATATGTTCTTTTAATTCGGGTCGTTTTTTTTGTTCCAATGCCTTGACTAATCCTTGTCTTAAAGAATCTAAAGAAAATGGGTTTATGTATTGAGCATAGTCTTTAAAGTATTCTTCGGTTCCGCCGATTTTGGTAATAACGACTTTGGCACCAGCCAGTCCTGCTTCTAATGCAGAAAGCCCGGGAGTTTCATAATATGAAGGTAAGACAAAGGTATCACAAGCAGAATAGGCTGAGGCTAATAGTGGGTCATTGTGATTTAATCCAGGAATAAGAATGGTATGAGGCCTTGATTTGATAATGGCTAAACACTTTTGGGCATAGTCGTTTTCTAAGACTTTACCAATTAATACCAAAGGATGGTCTATTTGCTGACAGACTTTAAGCAAGGACAGAAGATTTTTTCTACCCCAACCAATATGGCCAACATATAAGATAAAGTTATTTATCCCATACTGCTTAATAAACAAGTTCGGGTCGGCATTGTAAAAACGCTCATCAACACCATTAGGTAATATTTGAAATTTTTTAGGGCTGATGCCAAAACTTTGTTGAATTAAATCGCGCTCTTTTTTTGTATTAGGAACAATGATATTTGCCAATTGACAGATTTCGTTTATTAGCTGATATTCTGACCAAAAGCCACTAAATTTAGATACTATTTTGGATAGAGTTAGGATATTTTTAATAAAATACGGACTCCGATGACGAAAAAATACTGGCGTGAGAACCATTTTTGCGCCAAGATTAGAGAGTGTTCGCACAAGATGATATGTGCCAATATGCGCACAAAACAAATGCCAAAAATCTATTTGGCGAATCGAATAGTTCTGCCAAGAATCAAAAAGTTCCACTTCAACTCCAAGTTTTTCTAATTCGTTCTTTAGTGCCAATATTTGAGTTTTAACTCCGCCCTCAAGAATTGATATTGCTTGAAAACTGGCAAAGATTATTTTCATATCTAATAACTCTTACCGCAAAGATACTAAGACATAAAGTCTGCTTAAACAACTTTTATCATTACCTTAATTTATTATCTTATATTAGCAATTCTTTTAGTTTATTCAAGAGATATGAGATTTCTGAATAAATCAATTTTGCCACAGGATACATTGAATATTTTCAATCTTCGGCAAGTTAAAGAATTATTTTCATTGCTCTCAGAATGGGGTCTCTGAAAAAGTTAAGTTTTGCGGTTTAATATCCTGAACATTGCTCTTATTTTGTTGTGTTTTCTCTGATACGGACGCGTGCCATAAATTAGTTCCGTGACACTTTTTCAGCACACTCAGATATTAAATGTTGACAGAATTTATTTTCCGATTTTAGAAATCTGCTTAATTGTCTCATAAAAAAGAGTTTGGATTTTGGCTTTAGTCGATTTGGTATATAAGATTTTTGCGATATCTTTTTGTTTAGACATTTGCTTTAATGGTTGGTAGGATAAGTCGCTCAGATGATAATTGCCTTTTTTCATAGGAACAAAAGCCTCTTTGGTATTAGGAGTTATAATATGAAGAAAGATATTATCAAATGATTTTTCAGTTTCGATTTTTAGTAGATTGTTCTGAATCTGCCATTGAGACGATTTATAAACCTCAAGCCGTTTTATCCACCAATAATAAAATTCAGTCATTGTTGTAATCCATAGGTTCGACAATGCTTTAACTTTATCTAATACGGCACTAAAAAGTGCTAAAAACTGATGAATGCGGTGGGGATGGTCGTAGATAAATATCATCTCATTGGTTAAGTGTTGGGTTGTTATATAATCTTCATAGTATTTTCTACACTGTATGTCAGAAAGACCCGCTT
This genomic stretch from candidate division WOR-3 bacterium harbors:
- a CDS encoding glycosyltransferase family 4 protein — protein: MKIIFASFQAISILEGGVKTQILALKNELEKLGVEVELFDSWQNYSIRQIDFWHLFCAHIGTYHLVRTLSNLGAKMVLTPVFFRHRSPYFIKNILTLSKIVSKFSGFWSEYQLINEICQLANIIVPNTKKERDLIQQSFGISPKKFQILPNGVDERFYNADPNLFIKQYGINNFILYVGHIGWGRKNLLSLLKVCQQIDHPLVLIGKVLENDYAQKCLAIIKSRPHTILIPGLNHNDPLLASAYSACDTFVLPSYYETPGLSALEAGLAGAKVVITKIGGTEEYFKDYAQYINPFSLDSLRQGLVKALEQKKRPELKEHIRSNYLWKVVAENLVEIYRKK
- the rtcA gene encoding RNA 3'-terminal phosphate cyclase, whose amino-acid sequence is MLRIDGSYGEGGGQILRTALSLSAILKIPFEIYNIRKGRKKPGLLAQHLTSVNAVSKICNAEVTGNTFGSTRLTFVPKDIIPGEYEFNVAAERGSAGAVTLVAQSLIPILLATKSRLVIKGGTHVPFSPPFDYLAEILLPFLRRYGYNIEAKISQYGFFPVGRGSITIEFRPSSNIKTITTISERGKLKKLTLISRAANLPLSIAERQSAHFLKLLKVDFPQIEIEQITETIKAACPGTYLFLKAEYENIIAGFSNLGAKGKPAETVAEEVYQEYKSYLLSEHGVFDFHLADQICIFLAKQNVSNITINTNKITEHLKTNIWTIQQFLPNFKPWIPPV
- the fbp gene encoding fructose-1,6-bisphosphate aldolase/phosphatase, giving the protein MKEYSKQNKANPRVSAQENVKTTISVIKADIGGYVGHSSSHPDILKKAETMLEKAKQNKTIIDYCVTSCGDDLELIMTHNKGCDSKEIHGLAWQVFEAGTELAKKMKLYGAGQDMLSDAFSGNVKGMGPGVAEMEFVERKSEPIVVFMGDKCAPGAWNFPLFKIFADPFNTIGLIIDPSMHEGFKFEVHDIKKDKNFILATPEEMYDLLVLIGSAENYIIKAVYTKKGEIAASSSTQKLYLIAGRYVGKDDPVLIVRGQSGLPSIGEILEPFAFPHLVTGWMRGSHYGPLMPTSQKQANPSRFDGPPRVIAYGFQVSNGKLIGPRDMFDDPSFDYARKEANKIANFMRAHGPFEPHRLPLAEMEYTTLPEVLKKLESKMK